A genomic window from Solanum stenotomum isolate F172 chromosome 10, ASM1918654v1, whole genome shotgun sequence includes:
- the LOC125842758 gene encoding uncharacterized protein LOC125842758 — protein MNVRWVPPPRNKIKVNTDGVCKVNPGQSAYGFCIRDEFGNLLYAQGEDIGFRTNTEEKIIAILEALRYCKRAGLEGFWLESYSLSIVNCLRNSWKVPWERVEQVEECRVLMEITKERIQHTPREGNNLADFIANAVIGAVGLVQFNTFITYERKMHFEHGQGSSSFIENLN, from the coding sequence ATGAATGTAAGATGGGTTCCACCACCAAGGAATAAAATTAAAGTGAATACAGATGGTGTTTGCAAAGTGAATCCTGGACAAAGTGCTTATGGATTTTGTATTAGGGATGAATTTGGTAATCTTTTATATGCACAGGGAGAAGATATTGGTTTCAGAACCAATACGGAAGAAAAAATCATTGCAATATTGGAGGCCCTAAGATACTGTAAAAGGGCTGGATTAGAGGGGTTTTGGCTGGAATCATACTCTCTCAGCATTGTTAATTGTCTAAGGAACTCTTGGAAAGTTCCCTGGGAAAGAGTCGAGCAGGTGGAGGAATGTAGGGTTTTAATGGAGATCACCAAAGAAAGGATTCAACATACACCGAGGGAGGGGAACAATTTAGCAGATTTCATAGCTAACGCAGTGATAGGAGCAGTAGGATTGGTTCAGTTCAACACATTCATAACCTATGAAAGGAAAATGCATTTTGAACATGGACAAGGCTCAAGTTCCTTCATTGAGAATCTGAACTAG
- the LOC125842759 gene encoding uncharacterized protein LOC125842759 — MAIYDCDKFSSLCNEKDVELKAALSEKRSIEMWLPKLSSQGSKKTISKELVDANNQVFEKIHEDLKARFMLRTVEETKKRHLSEKSSLQAKIVELEKNKSSEFMSTTSLILQNCNELKELLDIGASDCDNNMDSMDRVKALQELDGHKIKKYNVWKVHLSEEKEERAHLCK, encoded by the exons ATGGCTATTTATGATTGTGATAAATTCAGTTCATTGTGCAATGAAAAAGATGTAGAGCTTAag GCTGCCCTATCAGAGAAGCGAAGCATAGAGATGTGGCTTCCAAAGTTGAGTTCTCAAGGTTCAAAGAAAACTATTTCGAAAGAGTTGGTTGACGCAAATAATCAG GTCTTTGAAAAGATCCATGAAGATTTGAAAGCTCGTTTTATGTTGCGTACCgtagaagaaacaaaaaagaggCATTTGAGTGAAAAATCATCACTTCAGGCAAAAATTGTAGAGCTGGAAAAGAATAAATCAAGTGAG TTTATGTCAACTACATCTCTAATACTACAAAATTGCaatgagttgaaagagttactAGATATTG GAGCCTCTGATTGTGATAACAACATGGATAGCATGGATCGCGTAAAAGCATTACAGGAGCTTGATGGACACAAAATCAAGAAGTACAATGTGTGGAAGGTCCATCTaagtgaagagaaagaagaaagagctCATTTGTGCAAATag